One Micromonospora sp. WMMD812 genomic window carries:
- a CDS encoding protein-tyrosine phosphatase family protein has translation MSVEAFWAEQPGVVVLPSGAAVRGRRIADPASPADFALLLAPGPVPTWPHRRIRWPDFWVPLDRRDALDALREALRRARTGERVEVACRGGQGRTGTALAALAVLDGLPPERAVDWVRSTYRPRAVETPWQRRWVRRLT, from the coding sequence ATGAGTGTGGAGGCTTTTTGGGCGGAGCAGCCCGGTGTGGTCGTACTGCCGAGCGGGGCCGCGGTGCGCGGGCGTCGGATCGCCGATCCAGCCTCGCCGGCCGACTTCGCCCTGTTGCTGGCGCCCGGTCCGGTGCCGACCTGGCCGCATCGGCGGATCCGGTGGCCGGATTTCTGGGTACCGCTGGACCGCCGGGATGCGCTCGACGCCCTGCGGGAGGCGCTGCGCCGGGCGCGGACCGGCGAGCGGGTGGAGGTCGCCTGTCGGGGCGGCCAGGGGCGCACCGGGACCGCGCTGGCCGCGCTCGCCGTGCTGGACGGGTTGCCGCCCGAGCGGGCCGTGGACTGGGTACGGTCGACCTACCGGCCCCGGGCGGTGGAGACGCCCTGGCAACGGCGGTGGGTGCGTCGACTCACGTGA